A single genomic interval of Proteobacteria bacterium CG1_02_64_396 harbors:
- a CDS encoding biotin--[acetyl-CoA-carboxylase] ligase, with the protein MPDNALATTILGALMAANRPRSGGELGTVAGVSRARVWQAIETLRRRGHTIHAVAGVGYRWVDDGGAGERLDPITAAATLSQRLPWLGPVVATAETPSTNASAMAAIRDGNPTEWSLWLSDRQTAGRGRLGRTWITPPGRNLAFSLILTPPWPPGEAASLTLTTAVALFDALCDIAPALAPDLKIKWPNDLMLQGRKLAGILTELEAEIDRIHGVVIGLGVNVLGSSDDLPDDLTRRTVTVAQVLGRKIDRLELLIAFLERLRSAYLLHLEHGFEAIRQGWWDRAGIERQRVSGFDKNDPTHIASVVGIDPGGALLLLDENAHLVRISAGELTWHDLAY; encoded by the coding sequence ATGCCCGATAACGCCTTAGCGACCACCATTTTGGGCGCCCTCATGGCCGCCAATCGCCCCCGCTCCGGGGGTGAGCTGGGGACGGTGGCCGGGGTGAGCCGGGCGCGGGTATGGCAGGCGATTGAAACGCTGCGCCGCCGGGGCCACACCATCCACGCCGTGGCGGGGGTCGGCTATCGCTGGGTCGACGACGGCGGCGCCGGGGAACGGCTCGATCCAATCACGGCGGCGGCGACCCTGTCCCAGCGCCTGCCCTGGCTCGGGCCGGTGGTCGCCACCGCAGAGACCCCCTCGACCAACGCCAGCGCCATGGCGGCGATTCGCGACGGCAACCCAACCGAATGGAGCCTGTGGCTGAGCGACCGGCAGACGGCGGGGCGGGGGCGCCTCGGGCGCACCTGGATCACCCCCCCCGGTCGCAACCTCGCCTTCTCGCTGATCCTCACCCCCCCCTGGCCCCCCGGCGAGGCGGCCAGTCTAACGCTGACCACCGCCGTGGCCCTCTTCGACGCCCTGTGCGACATCGCCCCGGCGCTGGCCCCCGATTTGAAAATCAAGTGGCCCAACGACCTGATGCTGCAAGGACGCAAACTGGCCGGGATCCTCACCGAGCTTGAGGCGGAGATCGATCGCATCCACGGAGTGGTGATCGGGCTCGGGGTCAACGTATTGGGCAGCAGCGACGATTTACCCGACGATCTAACGCGCCGCACCGTCACCGTTGCGCAGGTGTTGGGGCGCAAAATCGACCGGCTTGAGCTGCTGATCGCTTTTCTAGAACGACTGCGCTCCGCCTATCTGCTGCACCTGGAGCACGGATTCGAGGCGATCCGCCAAGGGTGGTGGGATCGGGCCGGGATCGAGCGGCAACGGGTGAGCGGTTTTGACAAGAACGATCCCACACACATCGCCTCGGTGGTGGGGATCGATCCCGGCGGCGCCCTGCTCCTACTCGACGAAAACGCCCATCTTGTTCGTATCTCAGCGGGGGAATTGACGTGGCACGATCTGGCCTATTGA
- a CDS encoding translation initiation factor IF-2, with amino-acid sequence MSHVRVSDLARQLGMDSERLLRQLKRAEVDVDDETSLVSDEDKHRLLALLRQEEGRPEAGGDVAAPTKITLKRKVRSDEIRQSLAGGRSRSVQVEVRKKRTFVRPEDAKHEAKGEEPIDEVVTPAPVPTASVVEAAPVEPTVETKVEATPAAPEVVQGQPEAPVEVAPPVSGPESEVVAPVEKTPVVEPQAVAPKVAEAKKVASVAEKPKEQPKPANKGKDKKDEKKAPVETGAKGAAVPAAPSQAEKAKAKADAEASAPNLGPTLGIFRPKLIKKAAPKPEPAKKAEPESRSRPGKQPTADRPPRPERTAAPAAPGATQPAAPGGAPTDDRSRRKKGRKEKDRFRDEVGGRGLAGRKKVAAPIATQVIAREVKIPEAITVSELAKRMGVKAGDVVKQLFMMGTMVTINQTLDAETAQIVVEEMGHKAVMVLDSLVEEELGLAEDREEDLETRPPVVTVMGHVDHGKTSLLDAIRSADVASREAGGITQHIGAYVVHLEDGRQITFLDTPGHEAFTSMRARGAKVTDVVILVVAADDGVMPQTVEAIHHARAAEVPIVVAVNKMDKPGANPEKVTQQLADNGLVSEEWGGDTMFVQVSAKQRMNIDALLEGVLLQSDVLDLKANPTGPARGVVIEARLDRGRGAVATILVERGTLKPGDFYVMGREYGRVRTMIDEHGKDVLSATPAHPVEVTGLSGVPHAGDEFIVVESERKAREVANFRQGKYKEIQLSKKVHASLEDIFSQVQEGGAVDLSLIVKADVQGSVEALRDAFEKLSTDKVKVKVIHSGVGGIVESDALLAAASNGIIIGFNTRVNPKVQPVIDREGVDVRYYSIIYDAVNEIREAMSGLLAPIKKERIIGYAEVRDLFQVPKMGTIAGSYVTKGVVQRNAGIRVLRDDVVVYEGKLFSLRRFKDDVKEVRESYECGIGIENYNDLRVGDVIECYVVEETAATVADL; translated from the coding sequence ATGAGTCACGTGCGGGTCAGCGATCTGGCACGGCAACTGGGGATGGACAGCGAACGTCTGCTGCGCCAGCTCAAGCGAGCTGAAGTCGATGTGGACGACGAGACCTCCCTGGTGAGCGATGAGGACAAGCACCGCCTTCTGGCCTTGTTGCGCCAAGAGGAGGGGCGTCCCGAGGCTGGCGGCGATGTGGCAGCGCCGACCAAGATCACCCTAAAACGCAAGGTGCGTAGCGACGAAATCCGCCAGAGTCTGGCGGGGGGTCGCTCCCGCTCGGTTCAGGTCGAGGTCCGCAAAAAGCGCACCTTCGTCCGCCCCGAAGATGCCAAACACGAGGCGAAGGGTGAGGAGCCGATCGACGAGGTCGTGACCCCAGCACCGGTCCCAACCGCCTCGGTGGTGGAGGCAGCGCCGGTCGAGCCTACGGTCGAAACCAAGGTTGAGGCCACCCCGGCAGCCCCCGAGGTTGTCCAGGGTCAGCCCGAGGCGCCGGTCGAGGTTGCACCTCCCGTGTCCGGACCCGAATCCGAGGTGGTCGCCCCCGTCGAGAAGACCCCCGTGGTGGAGCCCCAAGCGGTTGCGCCCAAGGTTGCCGAGGCCAAGAAAGTGGCATCCGTGGCCGAGAAGCCCAAGGAACAGCCCAAGCCCGCCAACAAGGGCAAAGACAAAAAAGACGAGAAGAAAGCGCCGGTCGAGACCGGGGCAAAGGGTGCCGCCGTCCCCGCCGCTCCGAGTCAGGCCGAGAAGGCCAAAGCCAAAGCCGATGCCGAGGCCAGCGCCCCCAATTTGGGGCCGACCCTGGGGATCTTCCGTCCCAAACTGATCAAAAAAGCGGCCCCTAAGCCCGAGCCCGCCAAGAAGGCCGAGCCGGAGAGCCGTTCCCGTCCCGGCAAGCAGCCGACGGCCGATCGTCCCCCCCGTCCCGAACGGACCGCCGCCCCTGCCGCTCCCGGTGCGACCCAACCGGCAGCCCCCGGCGGCGCCCCGACCGACGACCGCAGTCGCCGCAAAAAGGGACGCAAAGAAAAGGACCGTTTCCGCGACGAGGTGGGTGGGCGTGGTTTGGCCGGGCGCAAGAAGGTTGCTGCCCCCATTGCGACCCAAGTGATTGCCCGTGAGGTCAAGATTCCGGAGGCGATCACCGTGTCCGAGTTGGCCAAGCGGATGGGGGTCAAGGCGGGCGATGTGGTCAAGCAGCTGTTCATGATGGGGACCATGGTCACCATCAATCAGACCCTCGACGCCGAGACCGCTCAGATCGTGGTCGAAGAGATGGGCCACAAAGCGGTCATGGTGCTCGACAGTTTGGTCGAAGAAGAGCTGGGGCTTGCCGAGGACCGCGAAGAGGACCTCGAAACCCGTCCCCCGGTGGTCACCGTCATGGGCCACGTCGATCACGGCAAAACCAGCTTGCTCGACGCCATCCGCTCGGCCGACGTCGCCTCCCGCGAGGCGGGCGGCATCACCCAGCACATCGGCGCCTACGTTGTGCACCTTGAGGATGGTCGTCAGATCACCTTCCTCGATACCCCCGGTCACGAGGCTTTCACCTCGATGCGTGCCCGCGGCGCCAAGGTCACCGACGTGGTGATCCTGGTGGTGGCGGCCGACGACGGGGTCATGCCCCAGACGGTTGAGGCGATCCACCATGCTCGGGCCGCCGAGGTTCCCATCGTGGTGGCGGTCAACAAGATGGACAAACCGGGCGCCAACCCCGAGAAGGTGACCCAGCAACTGGCCGACAACGGTCTGGTTTCCGAGGAGTGGGGTGGCGACACCATGTTTGTCCAGGTTTCGGCCAAACAACGGATGAACATCGACGCCTTGCTTGAGGGGGTGTTGCTGCAATCCGACGTGCTTGACCTTAAGGCCAACCCCACCGGTCCGGCCCGTGGTGTGGTCATCGAGGCGCGGCTCGACCGGGGTCGCGGCGCCGTGGCCACCATTTTGGTGGAGCGCGGCACCCTTAAACCGGGCGATTTCTACGTCATGGGACGCGAGTACGGTCGCGTGCGCACCATGATCGACGAACATGGCAAAGATGTACTCAGCGCCACCCCGGCCCACCCGGTCGAGGTGACCGGTTTGTCGGGTGTGCCCCACGCCGGCGACGAATTCATCGTGGTCGAGTCGGAGCGCAAAGCCCGCGAGGTCGCCAACTTCCGCCAGGGCAAGTACAAAGAGATCCAGCTTTCCAAGAAGGTCCACGCCTCTTTGGAAGACATCTTCTCCCAGGTGCAGGAGGGGGGTGCGGTCGACCTCAGCCTCATCGTCAAGGCCGACGTCCAGGGTTCGGTGGAGGCGCTGCGCGATGCCTTCGAGAAACTTTCGACCGACAAGGTCAAGGTCAAGGTCATCCACTCGGGTGTCGGCGGCATCGTCGAATCGGACGCCCTGCTGGCGGCTGCCTCGAACGGCATCATCATCGGCTTCAACACCCGGGTGAATCCCAAGGTGCAGCCGGTGATCGACCGCGAAGGGGTCGACGTTCGCTACTACAGCATCATTTACGATGCGGTTAATGAGATCCGCGAGGCGATGTCGGGGCTGCTGGCCCCCATCAAGAAGGAGCGGATTATCGGTTACGCCGAGGTGCGCGATCTCTTCCAGGTGCCCAAGATGGGGACCATCGCCGGCTCCTACGTCACCAAGGGGGTCGTGCAACGCAATGCCGGAATCCGGGTGCTGCGCGACGACGTGGTGGTCTACGAAGGCAAGCTCTTCTCGCTGCGCCGTTTCAAGGACGACGTCAAAGAGGTGCGCGAGAGTTACGAGTGCGGTATCGGCATCGAGAACTACAACGACCTACGGGTCGGGGATGTGATCGAGTGCTACGTGGTCGAGGAGACCGCTGCCACCGTGGCCGATCTGTAA
- a CDS encoding oxaloacetate decarboxylase subunit alpha, which produces MADIRNIRITETALRDAHQSLLATRMRTEDMLPILEEMDRAGYWSIEAWGGATFDTCLRFLKEDPWERLRQLKAGLKKTPIQMLLRGQNILGYRHYPDDVLRKFIDRAAHNGVGVFRIFDAMNDLRNVRVAIEHTVRIGAHAQGAISYTTSPVHTSALFVEQAQRLAEMGCQSLVIKDMAGLLDPDTAFHLVSEIKRKVALPLHLHSHATSGMASMTMLKGIEAGLDGLDTAISPLAEGTSHPTTEAMVAAINGTPGISTGIKLDSLSPIADHFRQVRKRYKRFESAFNGVDPRVLINQIPGGMISNLANQLREQGALDRMDEVLAQIPVVREDFGYPPLVTPTSQIVGTQAVLNVLTGEEYKVITTETKNYLKGLYGKPQGIIDEEVRKKAIGDEGVVTCRPADLLEPEMDKLTRELGDRARSTEDVLSYALFPQIALEYFEERASGHFRPEPLEEPQKSATTSTGAPILAPTEFNVSLHGETFHVVVAGVGHKENDLRPYFIRIDDALEEVLVEPLVEVLPSQGGEVDTKKRKGGASRRPRPSHDGDVGATMPGTVVAVKVTVGDSVKAGDAVLVIEAMKMESEIHAAVDGKVEEIFVEVGDAINPDETLIQIR; this is translated from the coding sequence ATGGCTGACATCCGGAACATTCGCATCACGGAAACCGCCCTACGCGACGCGCACCAATCGCTGCTGGCCACCCGCATGCGCACCGAAGACATGCTCCCCATCCTCGAAGAGATGGACCGCGCCGGATACTGGTCCATCGAGGCCTGGGGCGGCGCCACCTTCGACACCTGCCTGCGGTTTCTCAAAGAGGACCCGTGGGAGCGGCTGCGCCAGCTCAAGGCGGGACTGAAAAAGACCCCGATTCAGATGCTGCTGCGCGGTCAGAACATCCTGGGCTACCGCCACTACCCCGACGATGTGCTGCGCAAGTTCATCGACCGCGCTGCCCACAACGGGGTGGGGGTTTTCCGCATCTTCGACGCCATGAACGACCTGAGAAACGTTCGGGTCGCCATCGAACATACGGTGCGCATCGGCGCCCACGCCCAGGGGGCGATCAGTTACACCACCAGCCCGGTCCACACCTCGGCTCTGTTTGTCGAACAGGCCCAGCGCCTGGCCGAGATGGGCTGCCAATCGCTGGTCATCAAAGACATGGCCGGGTTGCTCGACCCCGACACCGCCTTTCATCTGGTTTCTGAGATCAAGCGCAAGGTCGCTCTTCCCCTACATCTGCATTCCCACGCCACCTCCGGCATGGCCTCCATGACCATGCTCAAGGGGATCGAGGCGGGTCTCGACGGTCTGGACACGGCGATCTCCCCCCTGGCGGAGGGGACCTCCCACCCCACCACCGAGGCGATGGTCGCGGCGATCAACGGCACCCCCGGCATCTCCACCGGAATCAAACTGGATTCGTTGTCGCCCATCGCCGATCACTTCCGCCAGGTGCGTAAGCGTTACAAACGGTTCGAGAGCGCCTTCAACGGGGTCGACCCCCGGGTGCTCATCAACCAGATCCCCGGCGGCATGATCTCCAACCTGGCCAACCAGTTGCGTGAACAGGGGGCGCTCGACCGCATGGACGAGGTACTTGCCCAGATTCCGGTGGTGCGTGAAGACTTCGGCTACCCCCCCTTGGTCACCCCCACCAGTCAGATCGTCGGCACCCAGGCGGTGCTCAACGTTTTGACCGGCGAGGAGTACAAGGTCATCACCACCGAGACCAAGAATTACCTCAAGGGGCTGTACGGCAAACCGCAGGGGATCATCGACGAAGAGGTGCGCAAGAAGGCGATTGGCGACGAAGGGGTGGTGACCTGCCGTCCCGCCGACCTGCTTGAGCCCGAGATGGACAAGCTCACCCGCGAGTTGGGCGACCGGGCCAGGTCGACCGAGGATGTGCTCTCCTACGCCCTGTTCCCCCAGATCGCCCTGGAGTACTTCGAAGAGCGGGCCAGCGGTCATTTCCGCCCCGAACCCCTCGAAGAGCCCCAAAAGAGCGCAACCACCAGTACCGGCGCCCCAATCCTGGCCCCCACCGAGTTCAACGTCTCGCTGCATGGCGAAACCTTCCATGTGGTGGTGGCCGGCGTCGGCCATAAAGAGAACGATCTGCGTCCCTATTTCATCCGCATCGACGATGCGCTTGAAGAGGTTCTGGTCGAACCGTTGGTCGAGGTACTCCCCTCCCAAGGTGGCGAGGTCGACACCAAGAAGCGCAAGGGTGGCGCCAGCCGCCGTCCCCGCCCCAGCCACGACGGCGATGTCGGCGCCACCATGCCCGGCACCGTGGTTGCGGTGAAGGTGACGGTGGGCGATAGCGTCAAGGCGGGCGATGCTGTGTTGGTGATCGAGGCGATGAAGATGGAGAGCGAGATCCACGCCGCCGTCGACGGCAAGGTTGAAGAAATTTTCGTTGAGGTGGGCGACGCCATTAACCCCGACGAGACCTTGATTCAAATCCGCTGA
- a CDS encoding valine--tRNA ligase — protein MSSAQLDKAYDPRPTETRWYQIWEASGAFAPKGEGDDPFCVMLPPPNVTGSLHMGHAFQDTIMDILTRYHRMKGRPALWQPGTDHAGIATQIVVERQLEGEGRTRHDLGRHAFIERVWQWKGESGGTIVQQLRRMGASCDWSRERFTMDEELSQAVVEVFVSLFEEDLIYRGKRLVNWDPVLRTAVSDLEVISEEEQGSMWHLRYPIVGDSGYLVVATTRPETMLGDQAVAVSPEDERYKDLIGRRLILPLTGRTIPVIADDYVDPTFGTGCVKITPAHDFNDYQVGKRHDLDLLNIFTEDAKINDAAPEQYRGLDRYEARKKIVADLDAEGLLEKIEPHKLMVPRGDRTGVVIEPYLTDQWYVRVGPLAEKAIKVVDSGQIQFVPENWSKTYYDWMHRIEDWCISRQIWWGHQVPAWYGPDGEVFVARSDEEAHHKAAQHYGMAVTLERDHDVLDTWFSSALWPFTTLGWPDKTPELEQFYPTSVLVTGFDIIFFWVARMIMMGNKFAGDVPFRKVYIHGLVRDAEGQKMSKSKGNVLDPLDLIDGIELEALVAKRTGNLMNPKQAEKIAKATRKEFPEGIPSFGADAVRMTFAALATQGRDVRFDLNRVGGYRNFVNKIWNAARFVLMHTGELQNTGPAGSNHIIDRWIVSQLARTVIDVEKGIEEYRFSDAAHHLYQFVWGTFCDWYIELSKPRLAEGGKAAEAAIVTAVDVLEQILRLAHPIMPFMTEELWQAVARTRFGSENRGGYDTPTGRLLMTEPFPTAGAVDEQAETEIALVQGVVGAIRTVRGELNVNPGKQVEAYLAGADEAQQALLTGHIALIASLARLETLRFASLEETPEGGVAQFGNLTTTIPMAGLIDVAAERARLEKELGKLQKELERTAGKLSNPNFRDKAPPEVLAKEEGKLAEFEAEMAGMRESLAKLERL, from the coding sequence ATGTCCTCAGCCCAGCTTGACAAAGCCTACGACCCCCGCCCCACCGAAACCCGCTGGTACCAGATTTGGGAGGCCTCGGGCGCCTTCGCCCCCAAAGGCGAGGGGGACGACCCCTTCTGCGTCATGCTGCCGCCGCCGAACGTTACCGGCAGCCTGCACATGGGCCACGCCTTCCAAGACACCATCATGGACATCCTCACCCGCTACCACCGCATGAAGGGGCGTCCCGCCCTGTGGCAGCCGGGGACCGACCACGCTGGGATCGCCACCCAGATCGTGGTGGAACGCCAGCTCGAAGGGGAAGGACGTACCCGCCACGACCTGGGGCGCCACGCCTTCATCGAGCGGGTTTGGCAGTGGAAGGGGGAATCGGGGGGGACCATCGTACAACAGCTGCGCCGTATGGGGGCCTCCTGCGACTGGTCGCGCGAGCGCTTCACCATGGACGAAGAGCTGTCTCAAGCGGTGGTCGAGGTCTTCGTCAGCCTCTTCGAAGAGGATTTGATCTACCGGGGCAAACGGCTGGTGAACTGGGACCCCGTTTTGCGCACCGCCGTAAGCGACCTGGAGGTGATCAGCGAAGAGGAGCAGGGGTCGATGTGGCATCTGCGTTACCCCATCGTGGGGGATAGCGGCTATCTGGTGGTCGCCACCACTCGACCCGAGACGATGCTGGGGGATCAGGCGGTAGCGGTTAGCCCCGAGGATGAGCGCTACAAAGATTTGATCGGACGCAGGCTCATCCTGCCGCTCACCGGTCGCACCATCCCGGTGATCGCCGACGATTACGTCGATCCCACCTTCGGAACCGGCTGCGTCAAGATCACTCCGGCCCACGACTTCAACGACTACCAGGTCGGCAAACGACATGATCTGGATCTGCTCAACATCTTCACCGAAGACGCCAAAATCAACGACGCCGCCCCCGAGCAATACCGGGGGCTGGACCGCTATGAGGCACGCAAGAAGATCGTCGCCGACCTCGACGCCGAAGGGCTGCTCGAAAAGATCGAACCCCACAAGTTGATGGTGCCCCGGGGCGACCGCACGGGGGTGGTGATCGAGCCCTACCTGACCGATCAATGGTATGTGCGGGTCGGCCCGCTGGCCGAAAAGGCGATCAAGGTGGTCGACAGCGGGCAGATCCAGTTCGTCCCCGAAAACTGGAGCAAGACCTACTACGACTGGATGCACCGCATCGAAGACTGGTGCATCAGCCGCCAGATTTGGTGGGGGCATCAGGTTCCAGCCTGGTACGGCCCCGACGGGGAGGTCTTCGTCGCCCGCAGCGACGAAGAGGCCCACCACAAGGCGGCGCAGCACTACGGCATGGCGGTGACGCTGGAGCGAGACCACGACGTGCTCGACACCTGGTTCTCGTCGGCTTTGTGGCCTTTCACCACCCTGGGCTGGCCCGACAAAACCCCCGAACTTGAGCAGTTCTACCCCACTTCGGTGCTGGTGACCGGTTTCGACATCATCTTCTTCTGGGTCGCCCGGATGATCATGATGGGCAACAAGTTCGCGGGGGATGTCCCCTTCCGTAAGGTCTACATCCACGGCCTGGTGCGCGATGCCGAGGGGCAGAAGATGAGCAAATCGAAGGGGAACGTGCTCGATCCCCTCGATTTAATCGACGGCATCGAGTTGGAGGCGCTGGTCGCCAAGCGGACCGGCAATCTGATGAACCCCAAGCAGGCCGAGAAGATCGCCAAGGCGACCCGCAAGGAGTTCCCGGAGGGGATCCCCTCCTTCGGCGCCGATGCCGTGCGCATGACCTTCGCTGCCTTGGCAACCCAAGGGCGGGACGTGCGCTTCGATCTCAACCGGGTGGGGGGCTACCGCAACTTCGTCAACAAAATCTGGAACGCCGCCCGCTTTGTGTTGATGCACACGGGCGAGCTGCAGAACACCGGGCCTGCGGGCAGCAACCACATCATCGACCGCTGGATCGTCTCGCAACTGGCCCGCACCGTGATCGATGTTGAAAAAGGGATCGAGGAGTACCGCTTCTCGGACGCCGCCCATCATCTGTATCAGTTCGTTTGGGGCACCTTCTGCGACTGGTACATCGAGCTAAGCAAGCCCCGTCTGGCGGAAGGGGGCAAAGCGGCCGAGGCGGCCATCGTCACCGCTGTCGATGTGCTCGAACAAATCCTGCGTCTGGCCCACCCGATCATGCCCTTCATGACCGAGGAATTGTGGCAGGCGGTGGCACGGACCCGCTTCGGGTCCGAAAACCGGGGGGGATACGACACCCCCACCGGACGGCTCTTGATGACCGAACCGTTCCCGACGGCGGGGGCCGTCGACGAGCAGGCCGAAACCGAGATCGCCCTGGTGCAGGGGGTGGTCGGTGCCATCCGCACCGTCCGCGGCGAGCTGAACGTCAATCCCGGCAAGCAGGTCGAGGCCTACCTTGCCGGGGCCGACGAGGCACAGCAGGCGCTGCTGACCGGCCACATCGCCCTGATCGCCTCCCTGGCCCGGCTCGAAACCCTGCGCTTCGCTTCACTGGAAGAGACCCCCGAGGGTGGCGTCGCCCAGTTCGGCAACCTGACCACCACCATCCCCATGGCGGGGTTGATCGACGTGGCTGCCGAGCGGGCGCGGCTCGAAAAGGAGCTGGGCAAGCTGCAAAAAGAGCTGGAGCGGACCGCAGGTAAACTGAGCAACCCCAACTTCCGAGACAAAGCCCCCCCCGAGGTGCTGGCCAAAGAGGAGGGCAAGCTGGCCGAATTTGAGGCCGAGATGGCAGGGATGCGGGAGTCTTTGGCAAAGTTGGAGCGGCTGTAG
- a CDS encoding nicotinate-nucleotide diphosphorylase (carboxylating), whose product MTLRDPLIEELARLAVLEDVGTGDLTTRATTPHGCVRADLVVKQAGVVAGSAWIAAVCRQVDPDIAIDWHAVDGDFLQPGAIWCSWQGEAASILVAERPALNGAMMLGGIATLTHQMVKAIAGTGAKLLDTRKTAPGMRALAKAAVRAGGGFNHRMGLFDGVLIKDNHIAAAGGIAEAVAHVRGRIPTTLKVEIECGEIEQVEQALEAGAEIIMLDNMDLETMREAVRLIGGRAKVEASGNVTLTTIRAIAETGVDYISSGALTHSAPALDLSLRINAPNP is encoded by the coding sequence ATGACCCTACGCGACCCCTTGATCGAAGAACTCGCCCGTCTGGCGGTGCTGGAGGATGTCGGCACCGGCGACCTGACCACCCGCGCCACCACCCCCCACGGCTGCGTCCGCGCCGATTTGGTGGTCAAGCAGGCGGGGGTGGTGGCCGGGTCGGCCTGGATCGCGGCGGTCTGCCGTCAGGTCGACCCCGACATCGCCATCGACTGGCATGCGGTCGACGGCGACTTCTTGCAGCCGGGGGCGATTTGGTGTTCGTGGCAGGGGGAGGCAGCCTCGATCCTGGTCGCCGAACGGCCCGCCCTGAACGGTGCCATGATGCTCGGCGGCATCGCCACCCTGACCCACCAGATGGTGAAGGCCATCGCGGGAACCGGCGCCAAACTGCTCGACACCCGCAAAACCGCGCCGGGAATGCGTGCCCTGGCCAAGGCTGCGGTACGGGCCGGGGGGGGATTCAACCACCGCATGGGACTCTTCGATGGGGTGTTGATTAAAGACAACCACATCGCCGCCGCCGGGGGGATCGCCGAGGCGGTGGCCCACGTGCGGGGCCGTATTCCGACCACCCTCAAGGTCGAAATCGAATGCGGCGAGATTGAGCAGGTCGAGCAGGCCTTAGAAGCGGGGGCCGAGATCATCATGCTCGACAATATGGATCTAGAGACCATGCGCGAGGCGGTGCGCTTGATCGGCGGGCGGGCCAAGGTCGAGGCAAGCGGCAACGTTACCCTAACGACCATCCGCGCCATCGCCGAAACCGGGGTCGATTACATCTCCAGCGGCGCCCTGACCCACTCGGCCCCAGCGCTTGATCTATCGCTACGCATCAATGCTCCCAACCCCTGA
- a CDS encoding pyruvate carboxylase subunit A (catalyzes the ATP-dependent carboxylation of a covalently attached biotin and the transfer of the carboxyl group to pyruvate forming oxaloacetate), with amino-acid sequence MFRRILVANRGEIATRIIRACKELNIEAVAIYTPPDRLSLHVKKADQAFLLGDHPVKGYLNPYRIVELAREARCDALHPGYGFLAEDPRLPELCAKYGITYIGPNAEVITAMGDKTIARQTMIKAGIPIIPGTEDNLASADEAVQWAEKVGFPIMLKATSGGGGRGIRKCADAEELRANYERVLSEAQAAFGRADIFLEKAIENPRHIEFQIMADHHGNVVHLYERDCSIQRRHQKLIEIAPSLFLDDELRAKMGACAVEVAKAVDYRNAGTVEFLVDKDKNFYFMEMNTRIQVEHPVTEAITGIDIVALQIRIAAGVPMPYKQEDIKIRGHAVEFRINAEDPKNNFTPSTGKISRYHSPGGMGVRIDGTAYPGSTITPYFDSMCAKMTIWGMTWEKTVRRCRRALDEFEIRGVKTTIPYFRQIVQTKAFEQGDFDTSYIDSNPELLQYKEKLSREDLALIISATIGAHHGL; translated from the coding sequence GTGTTCCGTCGAATCCTGGTCGCCAATCGGGGCGAGATCGCCACGCGCATCATCCGGGCCTGCAAAGAGCTCAACATCGAAGCCGTGGCCATCTACACCCCCCCGGATCGTTTGTCCCTGCATGTCAAAAAGGCCGATCAAGCCTTCCTGTTGGGGGACCATCCGGTTAAGGGTTATTTAAATCCCTACCGCATCGTCGAGCTGGCCCGCGAGGCCCGCTGCGACGCATTGCATCCGGGCTATGGCTTTTTGGCCGAGGATCCCCGGCTGCCCGAGCTGTGTGCCAAATACGGGATCACCTACATCGGCCCCAATGCCGAGGTCATCACCGCCATGGGCGACAAGACCATCGCCCGGCAGACGATGATTAAGGCCGGCATTCCGATCATTCCCGGCACCGAGGACAACTTGGCCAGCGCCGACGAGGCGGTTCAGTGGGCCGAAAAGGTCGGCTTTCCGATCATGCTCAAGGCGACCAGTGGCGGCGGCGGTCGAGGCATTCGCAAATGTGCCGATGCCGAGGAATTGCGGGCCAACTATGAGCGGGTCCTCTCAGAGGCCCAGGCAGCCTTCGGTCGGGCCGATATCTTCCTTGAGAAGGCCATCGAAAACCCCCGCCACATCGAATTTCAGATCATGGCCGACCATCACGGCAACGTGGTCCACCTGTACGAACGCGATTGTTCCATCCAGCGCCGCCATCAAAAGCTGATCGAGATCGCCCCCAGCCTTTTTCTCGACGATGAACTGCGGGCCAAGATGGGGGCCTGCGCCGTCGAGGTGGCCAAGGCGGTCGATTATCGCAACGCCGGTACCGTTGAGTTCTTGGTCGACAAGGACAAGAACTTCTACTTCATGGAGATGAACACCCGGATTCAGGTGGAGCATCCGGTCACCGAGGCGATTACCGGGATCGACATCGTTGCGCTTCAGATCCGCATCGCCGCCGGTGTCCCCATGCCCTACAAGCAGGAAGACATTAAAATTCGGGGCCATGCGGTTGAATTCCGCATCAACGCCGAAGATCCCAAAAACAATTTCACCCCCTCGACCGGCAAGATCTCCCGGTACCACTCCCCGGGCGGCATGGGGGTACGGATCGACGGCACGGCCTACCCCGGCTCTACCATCACCCCCTATTTCGACTCGATGTGCGCCAAAATGACCATCTGGGGCATGACTTGGGAAAAAACCGTTCGGCGCTGCCGTCGAGCCCTGGATGAGTTCGAGATCCGGGGGGTAAAAACCACGATCCCCTACTTCCGGCAGATCGTGCAAACCAAAGCGTTCGAACAGGGCGATTTCGATACTTCGTACATCGACAGCAATCCCGAGCTGCTCCAATACAAAGAGAAACTCAGCCGCGAGGATCTGGCCCTGATTATTTCGGCCACCATCGGCGCCCACCACGGACTCTGA